From [Clostridium] symbiosum, a single genomic window includes:
- a CDS encoding DMT family transporter, with protein sequence MKLRDSFHPYAAVTIFFWSLAYVLTRLTLQYFTAFSLGFLRYLIASCALIAVAVLTKMKLPGRADLPWFLAAGGIGFFLYMIAFNQGQATVTAATGSVVIASVPVFTALLARFIYREKLRAFQWAAILVEFIGVAVLTLMNGVFSINAGLFWLFLAALALSGYNLLQRKLTKTCTALQTSTYSIFVGTILLAVFAPAAIGEVSHAPAIQYLYLAVLGIGSSAIAYVSWAMAFARAKQISQVSNYMFITPFLTSILGFLLADEVPDSATLIGGGMILLGVLIFNFGGRFRGQEERA encoded by the coding sequence ATGAAATTAAGAGACAGTTTTCACCCTTATGCAGCAGTTACAATTTTCTTCTGGTCGCTGGCCTATGTGCTGACGCGGCTTACGCTTCAGTATTTTACCGCTTTTTCACTGGGATTTTTAAGGTATTTGATTGCCTCCTGCGCCCTCATTGCGGTTGCCGTCCTGACAAAGATGAAGCTGCCGGGCAGGGCCGATCTGCCGTGGTTTCTGGCTGCGGGCGGGATTGGTTTCTTTTTGTATATGATTGCCTTCAACCAGGGGCAGGCCACGGTCACAGCCGCCACAGGCAGTGTCGTAATCGCTTCAGTGCCTGTGTTTACCGCGCTTTTGGCCCGTTTTATCTATCGGGAAAAACTGCGTGCATTCCAGTGGGCGGCAATTCTGGTTGAGTTTATCGGCGTTGCCGTATTGACATTGATGAACGGCGTCTTTTCCATCAATGCGGGGCTTTTCTGGCTGTTTCTTGCGGCGCTGGCATTGAGCGGTTATAATCTGTTACAGCGGAAACTGACGAAAACCTGCACCGCGTTGCAGACCTCTACATACAGCATTTTTGTCGGGACAATCCTGCTGGCGGTCTTTGCGCCGGCCGCCATCGGTGAGGTTTCCCATGCGCCTGCGATCCAGTATCTTTATCTTGCGGTTTTGGGCATCGGTTCCAGCGCCATTGCCTATGTTTCATGGGCCATGGCGTTTGCCAGGGCAAAGCAGATATCACAGGTCAGCAACTATATGTTTATCACGCCCTTTTTGACGAGCATTCTGGGTTTCCTGCTTGCAGATGAAGTCCCCGATTCCGCAACACTGATTGGCGGCGGAATGATCCTTTTGGGCGTACTGATTTTCAATTTTGGAGGGAGATTCCGGGGGCAGGAGGAACGCGCCTGA